Within the Microbacterium terricola genome, the region TCCAGGGCATCGGCACCGAGGAGATCAGCCACGTCGAGCTGATCGGCACGACGATCTCGCGCCTGCTGGACGGATCGCCGCAGTACCAGGGCAAGAAGTCCGATCCGGTCGACAAGCCGGGGGCCGCCGGCGCGGTGCCGCTGAACATCGCGCTCGACACCGGCAACATCCACCACTACCTGGTCGGCGCGCAAGGCGCCCTCCCGGTGGATGCGGTCGGCAACCCGTGGAGCGGCAGCTACGTCTACAACTCGGGCAACCTCGTGCTCGATCTGCTCTACAACCTGATGCTCGAGTCCACGGGGCGCCTGCAGAAGTGCCGGCTGTACGAGATGACCGACAACAAGATGGCCCGCAGCACCATCTCGTACCTGATCGTGCGCGACCAGGCGCACGAGAACGCGTATGCGAGGGCGCTGGAGACCCTCGGCGTGGAGTGGCGGACGACGCTGCCGATCCCGAAGACGAACGCCGAGCGGTTCCCGGAGGTCAAGGCGCTCATCGACCTGGGCCTGCAGAGCAAGCAGTACTCGTTCGACCTCACGGCGCAGTCGGAGGCGGGGAAGATCTTCCAGGGAGCGTCGCCCTCCGGCGACGGGACCACCCTGGATGCCAGTGAGCAGGCCCCCGCGGGCGCGCCCATGACGATCTCACCGGAGCGCCGGGAGGAGTTCTCCCCCGGCGCCGACAAGGAGCTGCAGGCGCTGATCGCGGCGACGGCGGCGATGGAGATGGCTGACATCGACGCGACGTTCGGACGCTTGAGCTGACCCGGACGGCCATCGGCGTGAACCCGACCGCCGGTGGCCGTACCGACAGCGGGATGTTAGGTTCGCCCGAAGGCACCGATCGGTGCGGGCGGGGGAGGTCACAGTCATGGGCACGCTCTTCTACGACGGATCGCACTTCGCGCTCGACGATCGTCTGCTCGCGCACCTCCAGATCATCATCAGCCTGAAGCTGCGCCGCAACGAGGGCTTCTTCATCTCGTGGACGACCGGGGTCGACAACGGCAGCGGCCGCCACGCGATCTGGATCGACAACGGCGTGGCGATCCGCCTCCAGTTCGACGGCACCCGCCCGCCCGCGATCAACCGCGAGTGGGCCGAGTCGCTCGCCATGGCGGCCAACACCAACAACGGACTCGTCGTCACGAACGAGCGCATCGAGCCTGCCGAAGACCTCCTGACTTAGCGGGCGGGATGCTGTCGCCCCCGCGCGCTATCACAGCCGCGAGGAGAGCGGTAGCCCCACGGCCCTCGCCGCCGATCGGGGCGATGGTCAGGAGATGGACAGGATCACGTACACCGCAGAGTCCTTCCTCACCGGAAGCGATATCGCCCACGCCCTGCTCGATTACGCGCAGGCGCTGGCCGAGACCGGGTCTGCGGCGACGGTCGAGATCCCGACCCTGCAGGATGACGGGACCGTCTCGCGCGCCGAGGTGCTGGTGGGGCCGTCGAGCCAGCTGATGGCGACCCGGGTGTCCGGCAACTTCGACGAGATCGTCGACCACACGCTCGTCGAATACCTCACGAAGGAGGCAGACCGGCTGCGCCGGCAGGGTCCGGCATGGCCGGCCGCCGAGGCGACGCCCGTGCGTTCGCAGTGGGACGACTTCGACCTCTGAAGAATTCTGACGGCGGCCGCCAGCGCAGTCGACCGCCGTCAGATGTGGGTCTTGCGCCCGGCCGGGCCCGACCGCGGGCTGGTGTTACCCGCGCAGCGCGAGCGCGAACGGCAGCACCCCGGTCGCCCCGGCCCGCCGCAGCTCGCGGGCGGCGACGGTCAGCGTCCACCGACTGTCGACGAGGTCGTCGACGAGCAGCAGGGGTCCGGCCGGAACCTCGAGCCCGGAGGCGCTGAACCGCTCCCACACCCCGGCGAGCCGGAAGGCGGTGTTGCCACCCGGTCCCCCGGTCGGTCCGCCGTCGACTGTGTCGAGGGCGCCGAGCAGCGGCATCCGCCCGATCTCGGCGATGCCCCGCGCCAGCGAGCCGACGAGCTGTGGCTTCGACCGCGACGGCATCGCGACCACCGCGACCGGGCGCTCGGCCCAGCCCCAGTCGGCCAGCACCCGCACGCAGGCGGCGAGCACATTCGGCGGCACCGGGCCGTCGGCGGCACCCGCCGCGAACATCTCGCGCAGCGTCCCGCCCCAGCCGAGGTCGGTGAGCCGGGCGAGCGCCCTGCCCTCCTCGGCCTGCTCGTCGGCGGGGATGCGGCCCTTCGCCGGCACCCCGAGCCGATCGGCGCCCGTCGGCCACTGCCTGCGTGGTTCGATCGGAACGCCGACGCGGTCGAGGGCGGCGGATGCAGCATCCGTCGCGTCCTTTCCGATCGTGGCCGGGAACCAGGCGCCCGCGCAGTTGTCGCAGCGCCCGCACGGCGTGGCGGTGTCGTCGTCGAGTGAGCGCTGCAGGAACTCCATGCGGCACGCGCGGGTCTGCTCGTAGTCGATCATGTGTTCTTGCTCGGCGATGCGCTCCGCCGCGATGCGGCCGTAGCGCTCCTCGTCGTACGTCCACGGCTGGCCGGTCGCGATCCAGCCGCCCTGCACGCGGGCGACCGCGCCGTCGACGTCGAGCACCTTCAGCAGCAGCTCGAGCGGAGTGCGGCGGATGTCGACGATGGCCTCGAGCGCCGGCGTCGACATCGGCGACGACGACAGGGCGGACAGCACGCGCTCAGCGCGCTTCCGGTCGGGCATCGACGCGGTGGCGAAGTAGTGCCAGATCTCGCGGTCTTCGACGCCGGGCAGCAGAAGGACGTCGGCGGATGCGGTGGCCCGCCCGGCGCGGCCGACCTGCTGGTAGTACGACACCGGCGACGACGGCGCGCCGAGGTGCACGACGAAGCCGAGGTCGGGCTTGTCGAACCCCATGCCGAGGGCGCTGGTCGCGACGAGCGCCTTGACGCGGTTGTCCTTCAGGAGCGTCTCGGACTCCTCGCGCTCGTCCGGGTCGGTCTGACCGGTGTACGCGCGCACGTCGTAGCCGCGGTCGCGCAGCAGCCGGGCGGTGTCGTTCGCAGCCCCGACGGTGAGCGTGTAGATGATGCCCGAGCCGGGCAGGTCGTCGAGGTGGCTGAGGAGCCAGGCGAGCCGGCTGGGCGCGTCGGGCAGCCGCAGCACGCCGAGGCGCAGTGAGGTGCGCGCAAGCGGCCCGCGGATGACGAGGACCTCGGGCTGTTCGGTGGTCTGGTCGAGCGCGCCGAGCTGCTCGGCGACGTCCGCCACGACGCGACTGTTGGCGGTCGCGGTGGTTGCGAGGACGGGGACGCCGGCGGGGATGCGTGCGATGAGATCGCGGAGCCGGCGGTAGTCGGGGCGGAAGTCGTGGCCCCAGTCGCTGATGCAGTGCGCCTCGTCGACGACGAGCAGGCCGATGCGCGGCACGAGCTGCGGCAGCTGCTGATCGCGGAACGACGGGTTGTTGAGCCGCTCGGGCGACAGCAGCAGCACGTCGACCTCGTCGCGGTCGAGCTGGGCGAGCACGTCGCTCCACTCGTGCGCGTTCGTGGAGTTGATCGCGACCGCCCGCACGCCCGCGCGCTGAGCGGCGGCGATCTGGTCGCGCATGAGGGCGAGCAGCGGCGAGACCAGCACGGTAGGCCCGGCGCCGCGCCGGCGCAGCAGCAGCGTCGCGACGAAGTACACCGCCGACTTGCCCCACCCGGTGCGCTGCACGACGAGCGCGCGGCGGCCGCCGTCGACGAGCGCCTCGATCGCCTCGAACTGCCCGTCGTGGAACTCGGCGTCGCCGCGGCCGACGAGGGTGCGGAGGGCGTCGAGGGCGGCGGCCTGAGTCGGGGTGGGGGTCGGAGCGGGCATGGGTCAACACTGCCTCATGCCACCGACCCTCCGTTCGTCCCCGATCGCGGAGGTGGTGGCCGATCGCGCGCCTCTGCGATAGACACGACGCATGGCGCAGACCGCTCAATGGCTCGAAGGCTACATTCGCGCGTGGCGCTCGAAGGACGCCGCCGACGTCAGGGCGATCTTCACGGACGACGCCGAGTACTGGTTCCGACCTGACGACGCGGATCCGATCCGCGGCATCGAGGCGATCGTCGAGATGTGGCAGGAAGACGAGCCCACGGACCCGGAGTTCGTTCTCGATGTGCTCATCGAGAACGAACGGCTCGGCATCATCAAGGGCCACGTCGACTACCCCGGGCATCAGTTCTACTCGAACCTGTGGGAGGTGCATTTCGCCGCGGACGGTCGGGCCCAGCGATTCGTGGAGTGGTTCATGACCCCGCGGGTCGCATCGCCGGAGGAGTAGCCCTACCGGTCTCCATCGGGTCGCGATCGGC harbors:
- a CDS encoding nuclear transport factor 2 family protein, which gives rise to MAQTAQWLEGYIRAWRSKDAADVRAIFTDDAEYWFRPDDADPIRGIEAIVEMWQEDEPTDPEFVLDVLIENERLGIIKGHVDYPGHQFYSNLWEVHFAADGRAQRFVEWFMTPRVASPEE
- a CDS encoding RecQ family ATP-dependent DNA helicase, whose product is MPAPTPTPTQAAALDALRTLVGRGDAEFHDGQFEAIEALVDGGRRALVVQRTGWGKSAVYFVATLLLRRRGAGPTVLVSPLLALMRDQIAAAQRAGVRAVAINSTNAHEWSDVLAQLDRDEVDVLLLSPERLNNPSFRDQQLPQLVPRIGLLVVDEAHCISDWGHDFRPDYRRLRDLIARIPAGVPVLATTATANSRVVADVAEQLGALDQTTEQPEVLVIRGPLARTSLRLGVLRLPDAPSRLAWLLSHLDDLPGSGIIYTLTVGAANDTARLLRDRGYDVRAYTGQTDPDEREESETLLKDNRVKALVATSALGMGFDKPDLGFVVHLGAPSSPVSYYQQVGRAGRATASADVLLLPGVEDREIWHYFATASMPDRKRAERVLSALSSSPMSTPALEAIVDIRRTPLELLLKVLDVDGAVARVQGGWIATGQPWTYDEERYGRIAAERIAEQEHMIDYEQTRACRMEFLQRSLDDDTATPCGRCDNCAGAWFPATIGKDATDAASAALDRVGVPIEPRRQWPTGADRLGVPAKGRIPADEQAEEGRALARLTDLGWGGTLREMFAAGAADGPVPPNVLAACVRVLADWGWAERPVAVVAMPSRSKPQLVGSLARGIAEIGRMPLLGALDTVDGGPTGGPGGNTAFRLAGVWERFSASGLEVPAGPLLLVDDLVDSRWTLTVAARELRRAGATGVLPFALALRG
- a CDS encoding manganese catalase family protein produces the protein MYFHVQEFINEIAEDEPDPAAANALQEGLGGQFGEMRTMMQYLFQSINFRGPDVKPYKDLIQGIGTEEISHVELIGTTISRLLDGSPQYQGKKSDPVDKPGAAGAVPLNIALDTGNIHHYLVGAQGALPVDAVGNPWSGSYVYNSGNLVLDLLYNLMLESTGRLQKCRLYEMTDNKMARSTISYLIVRDQAHENAYARALETLGVEWRTTLPIPKTNAERFPEVKALIDLGLQSKQYSFDLTAQSEAGKIFQGASPSGDGTTLDASEQAPAGAPMTISPERREEFSPGADKELQALIAATAAMEMADIDATFGRLS